The DNA window TTTCCGGCCCGAACGACGGTTCTTGCCTTTAACTTCCCTCCAAAGCTTAACGCGTCCAAGTTTGAGTTTCGGAAGTTCTTCTTTGATCTCCCTGCGCAGGCAATCTTTATCGCTCTCCCGCGCGCGCTTGCGTCCTCCGGGAAACATCCAAAGCCCGTCGCGCTTTCGTCTTACGAGCAGCACCCGTCCGCGTTTCGCAGCCACGAGTTTCGAGGACTTCGCCATTTCCTAAAGCACCATATGCCTAATCACCTATAGTTTAAGCCGCGAGCCTAGGCCCGAAACCTTACAAATTTGCAACGTTGTTTCCAGAGTTGAAAACGAGGCCAACACCGCCGAGCGATCATATTCCGCTCAGTGTTGTGCTTTTGGTGCCCGCAATCGCGAAGACTGCCTCAGTTGGCGGCCTCCTGAATTATCGTGCCTATAGAAATGCGAGCGCCAGCACGACAAGCCATCCCACAATAACCAAGGGACACAGCTCCGGCTTGCTTAATGGCGAATTCGACTCAAAGGGCGCAGCTTGATCCAACGACGCATGGCGAAAGTTTAATTTAGTCGTGTGATATTTGAACATCGCACGTCTCTCACGCGGACGGTTACTGTCGTATATAACGCCTAAGGCAGGTCAACTCAAACGGACCAAGACAATGACCGATAACGTGACTTTAGTTCCCAATATCTTGCAGCCAACAGCTGCCTTGAAGGCCTTCGCGCCGATGGGCATCAAGTTCTGGGAGAACCAAGAAACCGCGCTCGCAGGCTTGAGGGAATTTGCGGACGGTTGGTTTGCCCGGCGTCACAAGAGCATGCAAGCGGCGCTTGAAGCGGCCAAACATATTGGCGATGCCCAGACGCCCTCCGATATACTCAGGGAATATCAAAACTGGCTCACACGAGAGGCGGAATTGATTGCTGAGGACGGGAAGGCTTATCAGCAAGAAGTGCTGGCGGCGGGAGCTCACCTGATCGCACGGTCGGAAGCGCAACAGACCGACTAGCTTGGACCGGCTAACACCCCTTTTCATAAAAGCGGACCGCCCCGCGCGGGCGGTCCCGGACCTCTGCCGATCTCAATATCCGCATCGTGCACATGCGCCAGCAGTTGGCCGAGGTCGTGCATGTCGAACCATTCTCCGCAGCCCGAGCAATTGCCGAAATGATCGGCCCTCGGTTTCAGCGATGCCGTCAACGTCAATGCCGGTGTTGCGGGCTAATCGCAATCATTCAATGACCTCATATCCAAAGACGACGCCTTCCGGGTCGTTCTCCTTGAACCACTCATCGGCGAGTTCTGGGTCTGCGAAAACCTTGAGATGATCGGGATGGCCGACATAGTGGTTGGTATCGACGTAAATCCAGACCATCTTCCTTGATCCGTCTGTCATCACAAATCCTCTCGGATGCCCTTGAAGAACGGGTGGCGCACTTTGCCTTCGGCCGATTTTGCCGACGCTGTTGTTCACTCGAACAGCTTTTCGGGTCGGACCGTAAGTCGGATGGCTACATAGGTTGAGCCATCGAAAACTTCGAGAACCTGATCACAGGATACGCAATGAAACTCACCCTTGCTGCCCTTTCGGGACACCAGCTCAATGCGGCGGTAACCGCTGTGGCATTTGAGACAGGTCACCTCAGACTCCCGCATTATCATTTGGTCTTCTCCTGCAATTCCATGGAGATCAAACGGTGACATTCATAGAACCAAGCCGATAGTCATCCCAAGGTGTTAGATGTTCGCTACGCCGCCCGATCTTCCTTGTCCGCCCCACGCGCGACGATCTTGAGTGCATCATCAGCCAACGGTCGCTGCAGTGCCCTCGCTTCATCCCACGGCGCGCGCATCCAGACATCGCGCTCTTCATCGGTCGTCAGGAACACCGGCATGGCCTTGGGATGGATCGGCTTCACGACGGCGTTGGGCGCTGTGGTCAGGAAGCCGTGGAGAGCGGATGGTGGGCTTCGACCGCGTTGCTACTCAAGCCGCCGCGCTGCCCTTACTGGTTCCGGCGCAGGAACCATCGTTGCCGTCACGCTTCTTCATCATGGGTTCATAACAGGGGGTCTAACATCCCGACTAGTCGCACTTGTCAAGAGGAATAACGACGCCCGTCGCAAGAGCACCACAGTCGCAGGTTCGCTAGGATGGGAGTTTCGCATGAACCAAGTACTAGAACCCTCCGATGAATGCCCGCATTGCCGTCTTCCGCTCGAAATCCTAAGCGTGAAAGTAGGGCTGAGAGGTACCGCGATGGTCTACGCTTGCACGAACTGTGCAATGACGCGGACACAGAACCCGAAACAGCCACCGCCTCGGCGTCTTTTAGGCGCGCTCAGCATGATCGGGGCAAAGTTCGGTCGGCATTCTTCCAGTGAAGTTTCCCACGAGCTAGCAATCGAGTGGGTGCACAAGAGAACGCGCATGATCGCTTCGAAGGACCCACAGGAACAATCGGGATCGTAGCTCAGGCCGAGGACGCCTAAATAAGAGCGCGGCGAAGATAGATCCGTTGAGAACGAGCCAACCGGTCAGTACGGCAGAGAGAACTGACATGGCAATTTCTCCTGTACGCGCCCCTACCGGCGTTCGTGCAGTTGGCTCAAGCGCTCATCGTGCCGGGTCAGCATCGTCGATCGCA is part of the Bradyrhizobium erythrophlei genome and encodes:
- a CDS encoding NUDIX hydrolase, giving the protein MAKSSKLVAAKRGRVLLVRRKRDGLWMFPGGRKRARESDKDCLRREIKEELPKLKLGRVKLWREVKGKNRRSGRKMSDAIFVTLKASGRLTIGDKKEIDKATWCKPRGIRLTPTSRYIRDKLLPRSK